GCGCGGTCGATCTCGGAGAGCATCTGATCCTTGACCTTAGGGACCTCCACGAACCACTGGCGGGTATTCCTGTAGATAATAGGCGATTTGCATCTCCAGCAATGTCCGTATCTGTGCTTGATCTTGCTGGAGTTGAACAGTCTCCCAGTCTCATCAAGATACTTGATTACGTCGTCATGTACGGTCTTGACCTTCTTTCCTACCATCATGGGGAACTCATCGGTGTACCTTCCGTTCTCTGCAACGGGGCAGAACGGAGGGATTCCGTACCTCTTACCTGTCTCGTAATCGTCCGGTCCGTGACCGGGCGCAGTGTGTACAAGACCTGTGTTGTCCTGCTCCACATATGTGGCAGTGACGACCTTGTAATTCCAATCCGCCTGAGGGACGTCGAGCTGGAAGACAGGCTCATATGCGATGCCTTCCAATTCCTGTCCCTTCATCCTCTTGATGACTTCGAAGTTCTCGTATCCGCCTTTCTGCATGACGTAATCTGCCTGAGATTCGAGTATGATGAGTTCCTCCTCACCCTTCGGGCCGGACATCTTCACCCTTGCATAATCGAAATCAGGGTGAACTGCAACGGCCATGTTCGCTGCGAGTGTCCAAGGCGTAGTTGTCCATATGAGCAGCGACGCATTATCGCCTTTGATGGGGAATCTGACCATGATCGAAGGGTCCGTCTCGTCCCAATACTCGATCTCTGCCTCTGCTAGTGCGGTTTCGCATCTGGGGCACCAGGTGACAACCCTTGATGAATCCTTGAGGAGTCCCTTCTCATATGCTCTCTGAAGGGTCCACCATGCGGACTCGATATAATCCAATTTGATGGTCTGATAGGGGTTGTCCCAATCCATCCAGACTCCCAGCTGTTTGAACTGTTCTGTCATGTCCTCACGGAGACCCTGTGCAAAGGATTTGCAGGTCTCAACGAACTTATCGATACCAAGCTCCTCGATGTCCTTCTTGGAATGGACGCCGATGTTCTTCTCGACTTTGACCTCGATGGGAAGCCCGTGCATATCGAAACCGGGCTGGTCGCGGATATTATACCCGTTCATGCTCCAGTATCTTATCATAATGTCCTTGACGGTCTTGTTCATCGCGGTACCCAGGTGAATCGCTCCAGTGGTGTAGGGTGGTCCATCGACGAAATAGAATTTCTTCCCGTCCTTCCTAGCTTCCCTGGTTTTCTCATAAGCGTGCTCGGACTTCCAGTATTCCTGGATGTCCTTCTCAATGCCCTTGGCATCATAATTGGCGCGGATCGGCGTTATCATTGCTAGTCCTCATTTTCGGAAACTATCTTGTTCCGTGTAGGTTCGTGTATACCCATATAATATAAAAGGAAGAAGAGTGGGAAAACAATCAAAAAAGTTTCCTGATTGCAAAGGATTGCTTTTCTAATCTAACTAATAAACATTAGTTGTCGATTTCACTAATATATAAATGTTAGTTTTTTATCAATACCTCAAATTAACAAATGTTGAGTATTTCAATATATTAATCTATTGAAATTGATTAAATAATATGGACATTACATCCATCCAACTAATCTTTAAAAACCTCGAATTAGAAATTCTTAACAGGTGGTAGTAAATGGTAGAAATGACACCGGCAAGGCGTGCATTAGCAGGAGTACTCGGAGGGCGCGTAGATTACGTACCTCCTGCGAACCCTCTAGCACAAACTACTAAAGATCTTATGGATTGGTGTGGAGCATCTTGGCCGAAGGCCCACAGGGACCCCAAGATGATGGCAGACCTGGCAGCAGCACCCTATGAGGTGTGTGGAATAGAAGCGGCAAGGCCTCAGTTCGACATCTCTCTGGAAGCAGAGGTGCTTGGATGTAAACTAGATTGGGACAAGCCCGACAGACCGCCAGTTACCGGACCTGCATACAAAGACCCGAAGGACATCACATGGGACGATAAGTTCTACGAGAAGGACAGAGCAGCAGTCGTGTTGGAAGCGATCAACATCCTTCGTACCAGATACTGTGGAGACCTTCCGATCATCCCTGTGATCACTGCACCGTTCACCGTTGCTGGACACATAATGGGTGTCGAGAAACTTGTGATGATGACCGTGACCGATCCAGAGAAGGCACATGAAGCGATTGCCGCAGCGACCGACTTCTGTATCGAGTACGGAAGACAGCAGGTTGCAGCAGGAGCGCATATCTTGTTCCCTGCTGACCCCTCAGCATCCGGAGACCTAATATCTCCCGAGACCTACGAGGAATTCGTTCTCCCATACCACAAGAAGTTCGCGAGAGCGGTCAGTGCACCCAAGATCCTGCACATGTGCGGACACACGGAGAAGCTCTTGCCATTGATCAAGAAGAGCGGAATGGACTGCTTCTCGTTCGATGCTCCACCGGCATGGTTCGTGAGGCAGGAACTGGGCAATGAGATGCAGTGTCTCGGAAGTCTCGACGTTATCGACCTGATGCCCAACGGAACCCCCGAACAGGTCTACGCAAGAACCCAGCAGTGCATACGTGAAGGCGTGAATGTCGTCGGAACCGCATGCGATGTGTCCAACGGAACCCCGCTGGAGAATCTGAAAGCCTATGTACAGGCATGTAAGGATACCCCAGTACCTGATCCTGCAGACGCGGACGACTGTGTACGTGCTTACGGAAGGGCCAGGGCGAAGTATCTCAAAGGCATGGCTGACTACAAGATTGAAGGAGGTGCATTCTGATGCAGATGGATATAGCGATGCAGATGGTAGAGAAGATGCGCATTGAGGACCCCGTCAGGTTCAACAGGCTGGTCCAAGAGGGAATGGCCATAGAGCTCGGTATCATCAGTGCGGCTGACAAGAAGGCCAAGAGCGCAGAGAAGCTCAAAGAGGAGTTCTTCCCGCCGAATAAGGAATACCGCGAGATATCGCAAGCCGTTCTGGATGGAAAGAGGGCCATCGTAGAACCGAAGGTGAAGGAACAGATCGCAGCAGGAAAGGATCCTGTCGATATCGTCACCAACGCACTCATGCCCGGAATCACTGTGCAGTGTGAGATGTACGACCTCGGATTGTCGTTCGTTCCTGAGATCCTGATGTCCAATGACGCCATGCAGGCAGGAATCAAGATCTGTCAGGACAAGATCGGCCAGGTTCCGAGCAAGGGAATCATCGCCTCGTTCGTCGCAGCAGGTGACCTGCATGATATCGGAAAGAACATCTGCGCGGCCATCCTCAGAGCGAACGGATATACCGTGATCGATATCGGAAGGGATGTGCCGAAGGAGAAGGTTCTGGAGATCGTCAAGGAGAACAACGTGAAACTGGTGTGCGGATCCACTCTGATGTCCACCACTAAACCAGGACTCGTGGACACGTCCCTCCTGTTAGAACTGGAGAAGACCGGGGTATCCGTTGCGTGCGGAGGAGCAGCAGTCTCCAAGGCATTCGTGGATACTTTCAGGAACTCCCTCTACACCAAGTCTCCACTTGAGACTGTCCACACCGCGGCCAAGATCATGGAAGGAAAGACCTGGGAAGAGCTCAGGGCTTGAAACAAACCCAAAGGGCAGGAGGTTCTCCTCCTGACCCATTTTATCTTTATGACATGAACGGAACGGCTATAGCTTTGGATATCGGGACCAGCGGGATAAGGGGTCAGCTTTTGGACCTGGAGATCCGCAAGGTAATCCGTACTTGCATCACTACCAGGAACCCGATTCCTGGCTGTAATGTCATGGACCACATGTCCTTTGCCATTCAGTACAGCCAAGAATTAGCGCATCAGATACTGGTGGACGCGGTAAAGCAGATAATATCCAAACTGACATCGGAACCCCCTATCCGCATAGCCGTTTGCGGCAATCCCATACAACTTTCTTTATTCGAGGGGATTGATATCCGCGACCTAGCATATGCAGGGGACAACAAACTCAAAATAGAGGGCGTCGAAAGAAAGGACAGAGCAGGGCATGTCGCTGACGGCAAGATAATCGGCATGCCTGGAGTCCAGATAATCATCCCTCCCGCGGTACGTCATGAGATTGGGGCTGATGCCCTCGCAATGATGCTGAAGTCAGGTTTTTTGGATGACGACTACTGTATGGTCACCGACTACGGGACCAACGCAGAGATGGCTCTGAAAGTGAAAGACAAAATCTACACTGGATCGGCCGCAGCAGGTCCTGCCATGGAAGGACAGCAGATAGGGAACGGCATGATTGCCGGTCCTGGAGCGTTGAGCGATCTGGTCCGTACACCGCAGGGATGGAGATCCAAGGTGCTAGATGAGAGGCTGTTCGCCAAGGACGGTCCTGTCCTTAACATTCGCAGCGACATCACCCATAACGAAGGCTTGGCCCCCGAGGGAATCACAGGAACTGGGGTTGTAGCTCTGGTCTATGCATGCCAACAAGACGAGCGCGTGAATGACTCGGAGATCAGCAATGGTTCCGTTCGTATAACCCGGAAGATAAAATTCTCAACAGAAGACTACAAAGAAGCGGGAAAGGCACTGGGAGCCATCCGTGCGGGACATCTAACCCTCATGATCACTGCAGGTGTCGATCCCCAGGACATCAAAAAGATGTACATGGCTGGGGCATCGGGGACTTATGTAGATCCGGTGAAAGCCAAGGCTGTTGGTCTGGTGCCTCCTGACAGCGAACACGTGATACAGGTCGGCAATACTTCGCTCGAACTTGCCAAAGATCTGGCTTTCAACCCGGATATGCTTGCTGAATTGGAAGATCTCCGCAAGAAGCTGGTCACGGACCACATAATGTTCGCATCTTGCGACACTTTCCGCGACCTGTACACCTATGAATTCGGCTATTGGAACGACGGCATGCCATTGAATCGTTACAGACGTGCCATGGAACGCTACGGCGTGGAAGGCTATCTGGACAGACAAACACCCACTGATGTTACGAGGGTATGCGATACCGACATACGTGAGGTCGGTGAATCTCTGGACATATTGGACATATCCCCGTTAATGTCGTCTTCATGGAATTGCTCGGGTTGTGAGAAATGTGTAAGAGGATGTCCTGAAAAAGCACTTTCCTACAGCGAAGGAACATTCACAATTCGTACCGGACATTGTCTCGGGACCAGTTGCCAAAGATGTCAGGAGAACTGTCCTGAGCATAAATTTGATTACTCGGCATTCAAGATGAATGCCTGATTATCATCATCAATACCAAACTGATCAGGATTCTCTGGACAGGATGTATTTTATGGCCTCGTTCGCCAAGGTCATTCCGAACACTGCGGGAACGGTCGGAAGCGAGCCCAATATGCTCTTTCCGTGCACATCCCTTTCAGAAGGCTTGACGACCGGGGGTTCGACTGAATAGACTGCGGTGATCTTCAAAGTGTCCTTATCCCTGAGCGCTTTCCTGAGTGAAGCAGCGAGGGGACATGTATTGGTCTTCATTAAGGGAGCTATCTTCACAGATTGCGTATCAATATGGAGTGCAGCACCCATCGACGAGAACGTTACGATCCCTCTGTCTGAAGCGGCTGAAAGCAATGCGATCTTATTCCCCAGTGTATCGATGGCGTCCACGAGGATGTCAAAATCTCCATCTAATATCTCAGAGACCGTCTCCGGGTTTACTAGTATATCTAACGGCTCAATCTGAATTTCGGGATTGATGGACTTGGCCCTCTCGCAAGCCGCTTCTACCTTAGGAACTCCCACCGTATTCGTGGTGGCTAGTATCTGACGGTTCATATTGCTCTCCGAGAATACATCATGGTCCACCACTCTGATCTTTCCGACACCGGCACGGACCAGACCCTCTAGCGCATATCCTCCTACCGCTCCGCACCCGACAAGCAGGACCGATGAGTTCCTCAAGCGTTCCACACCTGCCTCGCCTATCAGCAGAGAGGTCCTTTCCGACATCCCACTCATGGAAACAGCCTCCTAAGATTCACTTCTGCCAATGACAGCAGCTCATCTGATGGTCTTCCGATGATACTTCCCAGTCTTTCAGAGAAATCCCTCATGCCTTTGAATTCCTTTCCGCATGCCGGCGAATCGGTCTCCAGAAGCAGTCTGTCATCAGGTATCGCCTCCATTAGCCTCTTGACCCTGATATCCGATCTGGAAAGCAGCCTCGGAGATATCGAGAAATAGCAACCCATCTCCGAATAAGGCTTCACATAGCTATCCGAACCGTATGAATGCAGTATGATGCCCTTGAGATTCCTTCCTTTGAGTGTATCCAAGACCATCTTCTCGCAACCTACATCATGTATCGAGACAACCCTTCCGAAGTATTCTGCGATATCTAGCTGCTGTATAAGTACCATCGTCTGACCGAGAATCTGTCCTCTCTTGGAATCGAGTCCGATCTCCCCCACATGTGCATTGGGATCAGAACTCAGCAGATCGAAGAGACGCTTCTTATTCTCAAGCGTCCAATCCTCCGCATACCAGGGATGGACACCGTATGATTTGATCATCCGGGGATCCTCGATGGCCATCTGCTTATCCCATTCATCCACCTTCGCTACGCATGAGACCATGCGAGTGAGCTCAGAGAAATCAGAATAATTCTCAGGTACCGCCTCTATGCCGTGAAGATGTGAATCTATCATCAGAACCATGCATCCAGCGATTTCTGCTTCTTCCTGATGGACTCCGCCTTGCGTGCCGCCTCGATCTTGTTGATCACATTGGTGACCCTGTCTTCGGAGAAACCATACTCGGTCATCAGGTCCAGAACGCCGTCCCTGTCGATGTTCCCGATCTTGACATTGTACTCATCCGACTTGGGGCCGTTCAGGAATATCTCCCTGACCTCCTCGTAATCGGGAATGTCGATATCGGTCTCTTCCATGACCTTCTCCAGGCTGCCATACTTCTGTATGAGCTTCAGACCCTTCTTCGGACCGATGCCATTGACGCCGGTGTTGAAATCTGTACCGATCATCATGCAGACATCCACCAGCTGCTCCCTTGTGACACCCAGTGACTGGAGCATCTCCTGAGAATCGATTATCTCAGTGTTCACATCCCTGTAGATCTGTTTTCCAGGTACCTTGCGCCTTCCGGAGATGGTCATATTCCTGACCAGAAGAGGTGCTCCGAACAATATAGAATCGAAATCCTGCGATGCCGCGGCGTAAACATCTCCCTTGCGGCACATGTATGCGGCCTGAGCCTCTCCGTCGCTTGGTGCCTGGATGACGGGCAGACCCATCAGCTGTATGAGCTTCTTGGATGTCTCGAGGATCTCTGGGGTCATCCTGGATGTCTGCTGGGCTTTGGAGAACGCCTTCTTCATGTCCCCTTCCGCCAACGCCTCCTCATATTCGCGCTTGGCCTTCTCCCTTCTGGCGATCCTTTCTTCGATGGTCCCTGCCTTGAGCTCATTGGGCTTACCGTCGAAAACGAAGGATGGTTCGATACCGGCCTCTATCAGATTTGCTGTGCGGTAGAGGATACCTGAAAGATGTGATGTCACCCTACCTTCTGCATCCATCAGAGGTTTCCCGTCAGGCTGCCTTATTATCGATAGGAATTGGAATATCGTGTTATAGGCGTCGACCGCGACTGTCTTTCCGCGGAGATCCTCTAGTTTGATCTCCTTTGCAGTCACGATGGGCGATAGGTTAACTCCCACCCTATCAGCTCCTATGCCACTCGGCAATGGTTTCCGACATGTCCTTCATCTTGAACAGATAGGATCCAGCGACCAGGATGTCAGCACCAGCATCAAGACATATCTTGGCAGTCTTCTCGTTGATTCCGCCGTCGACAGAGACCAATATCTCCCTGCCATTCTTCTTGGCCCATTCCTTCACCCATGAGATCTTAGGAACACAATCAGCAATGAAGGATTGACCGCCAAACCCGGGATGGACCGTCATGACAAGGACCAAATCCACTTCTGGAAGGAACTCCTCCAAAGCGGTTATATCCGTCTCAGGATTGATAGATATGCCCACCTTCAAACCCTTAGCTCTTATCTCCGAGATTGCTCCGTGTATGTCTCCTTTGGCCTCGCAGTGAACGGTTATCATATCGCATCCCGCGTCAGCGAATGCATTTATGTAGCGAATGGGGTCCTCGATCATCAGGTGAGCGTCGAAGGTGATTTTTGAGTGCCTCCTCATTGCTTTGATGATAGGGGGGCCGAATGTGATGTTTGGGACGAACATACCATCCATTACATCCAAATGGGCCCAGTCTGCCCCTGACTTCTCCACACGGACCAGCTCTTCTCCGAGCTTCGAGAAATCCGCCGACAGCATCGACGGGGATACGATGGTCATAACCCTCAATACGACTATGGATATAAAGGAAAATCCGTCGGACCGTGAGCTAAATGCCGATGGTTATTAAGTCCAGTATTGAGATAGGGGAATCATGGCACTAGCTAAGCACAACACCGTAGCCGCAAAATGCGACGTAGCAGGATGCGACAACGATGCTGAAAGGTCTTTCAACATCAAGCAGGTCGCAAAATCCCAGCTGATTCTGAAAAGCAATGACCTCCGCAGCGTTCACCTTTGCAAAGAACACTACAAGGAGTTCAAGAAGCAGACCAAAACCGACAGGGAATTGGACTCGATCTACGAGTGAAACGATACCATGCTGGAGCTGCTCTTCCTCGGCACAGGCGCCGGCGTACCCTCGAGGTCGCGGGCGACATCCTGTATCGCTGTGAGGAACGGCTCCGACATATTCCTTTTAGACTGTGGCGAAGGTTCTCAAAGACAGCTTATGGTCTCGCCGTTTTCCTTCATGAAGATTAGAGCGATACTCATCACCCATCTCCACGGGGATCATGTATTCGGTCTGCCTGGATTGTTACAGACTATGAGTCTGTCCGGCAGGAAGGAACCCCTGACCGTGTATGGTCCGAAAGGCATCGTCAACTGTGTCGAAACATTCATGTCCGTGACGGAAGGAGATACGGTATACCCCTTACAGGTTGAAGAAATCTCAGGTGGTGAGTCCTTCGCGGTCGGCAATTCTCTGATATCGACGTATCCGACCGAACATGGCATACCCTCTGTGGGTTACGTCATCAAAGAGAAGGACCACCCCGGAAAACTCGATAGGGAGAAAGCAGTTTCACTCGGCATCGACGACGGTCCAGATATGGCTAGATTGAAGAAGGGAGAAACAGTCAAAGGCGTTTCTCCTAAACAGGTAATCGGTCATCCCGTTAAGGGCGTCTCGGTATCCTATACAGGGGATACTATGCCATGTCAATCCGTGATCAAAGGTTCTGAAGGCGTCACAGTCCTGATTCATGAGAGCACCTACATGTCGGATGCCGAGGATTTGGCCAAAGAACACCTTCACTCAACAGCCGCACAGGCTGCCGAGACTGCGAAAGAATGCGGTGCAGAGCATCTGATCCTAACACATCTGAGCCATCGCTACCGCGATACCACACCTTTGGAAGCAGAGGCTAGAAATATCTTTCCCAGCAGCTATGCGGCGCAAGATATGCAACTCTATGAAATCAGACCTGACGGGCTTATCCTGAAGGGATGACCTCTTATTATTGTATATAACTATCTATATTGGTCAGATTAGTTTGAGCATATCTGCACTAGTTATCATGCCTATGATGACTCCTCTTTTAGACACCAGAATTGCGTTG
This is a stretch of genomic DNA from Thermoplasmata archaeon. It encodes these proteins:
- a CDS encoding ribulose-phosphate 3-epimerase; translated protein: MTIVSPSMLSADFSKLGEELVRVEKSGADWAHLDVMDGMFVPNITFGPPIIKAMRRHSKITFDAHLMIEDPIRYINAFADAGCDMITVHCEAKGDIHGAISEIRAKGLKVGISINPETDITALEEFLPEVDLVLVMTVHPGFGGQSFIADCVPKISWVKEWAKKNGREILVSVDGGINEKTAKICLDAGADILVAGSYLFKMKDMSETIAEWHRS
- a CDS encoding tRNA threonylcarbamoyladenosine dehydratase yields the protein MSGMSERTSLLIGEAGVERLRNSSVLLVGCGAVGGYALEGLVRAGVGKIRVVDHDVFSESNMNRQILATTNTVGVPKVEAACERAKSINPEIQIEPLDILVNPETVSEILDGDFDILVDAIDTLGNKIALLSAASDRGIVTFSSMGAALHIDTQSVKIAPLMKTNTCPLAASLRKALRDKDTLKITAVYSVEPPVVKPSERDVHGKSILGSLPTVPAVFGMTLANEAIKYILSRES
- a CDS encoding methylamine methyltransferase corrinoid protein reductive activase, coding for MNGTAIALDIGTSGIRGQLLDLEIRKVIRTCITTRNPIPGCNVMDHMSFAIQYSQELAHQILVDAVKQIISKLTSEPPIRIAVCGNPIQLSLFEGIDIRDLAYAGDNKLKIEGVERKDRAGHVADGKIIGMPGVQIIIPPAVRHEIGADALAMMLKSGFLDDDYCMVTDYGTNAEMALKVKDKIYTGSAAAGPAMEGQQIGNGMIAGPGALSDLVRTPQGWRSKVLDERLFAKDGPVLNIRSDITHNEGLAPEGITGTGVVALVYACQQDERVNDSEISNGSVRITRKIKFSTEDYKEAGKALGAIRAGHLTLMITAGVDPQDIKKMYMAGASGTYVDPVKAKAVGLVPPDSEHVIQVGNTSLELAKDLAFNPDMLAELEDLRKKLVTDHIMFASCDTFRDLYTYEFGYWNDGMPLNRYRRAMERYGVEGYLDRQTPTDVTRVCDTDIREVGESLDILDISPLMSSSWNCSGCEKCVRGCPEKALSYSEGTFTIRTGHCLGTSCQRCQENCPEHKFDYSAFKMNA
- the rnz gene encoding ribonuclease Z — encoded protein: MLELLFLGTGAGVPSRSRATSCIAVRNGSDIFLLDCGEGSQRQLMVSPFSFMKIRAILITHLHGDHVFGLPGLLQTMSLSGRKEPLTVYGPKGIVNCVETFMSVTEGDTVYPLQVEEISGGESFAVGNSLISTYPTEHGIPSVGYVIKEKDHPGKLDREKAVSLGIDDGPDMARLKKGETVKGVSPKQVIGHPVKGVSVSYTGDTMPCQSVIKGSEGVTVLIHESTYMSDAEDLAKEHLHSTAAQAAETAKECGAEHLILTHLSHRYRDTTPLEAEARNIFPSSYAAQDMQLYEIRPDGLILKG
- a CDS encoding methylthiol--CoM methyltransferase, with product MQMDIAMQMVEKMRIEDPVRFNRLVQEGMAIELGIISAADKKAKSAEKLKEEFFPPNKEYREISQAVLDGKRAIVEPKVKEQIAAGKDPVDIVTNALMPGITVQCEMYDLGLSFVPEILMSNDAMQAGIKICQDKIGQVPSKGIIASFVAAGDLHDIGKNICAAILRANGYTVIDIGRDVPKEKVLEIVKENNVKLVCGSTLMSTTKPGLVDTSLLLELEKTGVSVACGGAAVSKAFVDTFRNSLYTKSPLETVHTAAKIMEGKTWEELRA
- a CDS encoding deoxyribonuclease; the encoded protein is MVLMIDSHLHGIEAVPENYSDFSELTRMVSCVAKVDEWDKQMAIEDPRMIKSYGVHPWYAEDWTLENKKRLFDLLSSDPNAHVGEIGLDSKRGQILGQTMVLIQQLDIAEYFGRVVSIHDVGCEKMVLDTLKGRNLKGIILHSYGSDSYVKPYSEMGCYFSISPRLLSRSDIRVKRLMEAIPDDRLLLETDSPACGKEFKGMRDFSERLGSIIGRPSDELLSLAEVNLRRLFP
- a CDS encoding MtaA/CmuA family methyltransferase, producing the protein MVEMTPARRALAGVLGGRVDYVPPANPLAQTTKDLMDWCGASWPKAHRDPKMMADLAAAPYEVCGIEAARPQFDISLEAEVLGCKLDWDKPDRPPVTGPAYKDPKDITWDDKFYEKDRAAVVLEAINILRTRYCGDLPIIPVITAPFTVAGHIMGVEKLVMMTVTDPEKAHEAIAAATDFCIEYGRQQVAAGAHILFPADPSASGDLISPETYEEFVLPYHKKFARAVSAPKILHMCGHTEKLLPLIKKSGMDCFSFDAPPAWFVRQELGNEMQCLGSLDVIDLMPNGTPEQVYARTQQCIREGVNVVGTACDVSNGTPLENLKAYVQACKDTPVPDPADADDCVRAYGRARAKYLKGMADYKIEGGAF
- a CDS encoding isoleucine--tRNA ligase — translated: MITPIRANYDAKGIEKDIQEYWKSEHAYEKTREARKDGKKFYFVDGPPYTTGAIHLGTAMNKTVKDIMIRYWSMNGYNIRDQPGFDMHGLPIEVKVEKNIGVHSKKDIEELGIDKFVETCKSFAQGLREDMTEQFKQLGVWMDWDNPYQTIKLDYIESAWWTLQRAYEKGLLKDSSRVVTWCPRCETALAEAEIEYWDETDPSIMVRFPIKGDNASLLIWTTTPWTLAANMAVAVHPDFDYARVKMSGPKGEEELIILESQADYVMQKGGYENFEVIKRMKGQELEGIAYEPVFQLDVPQADWNYKVVTATYVEQDNTGLVHTAPGHGPDDYETGKRYGIPPFCPVAENGRYTDEFPMMVGKKVKTVHDDVIKYLDETGRLFNSSKIKHRYGHCWRCKSPIIYRNTRQWFVEVPKVKDQMLSEIDRA
- the fen gene encoding flap endonuclease-1 — encoded protein: MGVNLSPIVTAKEIKLEDLRGKTVAVDAYNTIFQFLSIIRQPDGKPLMDAEGRVTSHLSGILYRTANLIEAGIEPSFVFDGKPNELKAGTIEERIARREKAKREYEEALAEGDMKKAFSKAQQTSRMTPEILETSKKLIQLMGLPVIQAPSDGEAQAAYMCRKGDVYAAASQDFDSILFGAPLLVRNMTISGRRKVPGKQIYRDVNTEIIDSQEMLQSLGVTREQLVDVCMMIGTDFNTGVNGIGPKKGLKLIQKYGSLEKVMEETDIDIPDYEEVREIFLNGPKSDEYNVKIGNIDRDGVLDLMTEYGFSEDRVTNVINKIEAARKAESIRKKQKSLDAWF